Proteins co-encoded in one Candidatus Limnocylindrales bacterium genomic window:
- a CDS encoding M15 family metallopeptidase codes for MAALLVGAWLPACAALSPPAATRCPSARAQPELVAIQEVDPTIEEDIRYAGDDNFLGRPAAGYHRARCLLSRPAAEALARVQRRLRPQGLGLRVLDCYRPQRAVDDFVRWARDHADTSTKGSYYPGVDKSRIIADGYIAECSGHSRASTVDLTLVRSSAAGSFELDMGTTYDFFDPSAATDHPAITAQARIHRDLLRAAMEEGGFRNYEKEWWHYALVNEPYPDSHFDVPIGD; via the coding sequence ATGGCGGCCCTGCTCGTTGGCGCATGGCTGCCCGCCTGTGCCGCGCTGTCCCCGCCGGCTGCCACACGATGTCCGAGCGCGCGCGCGCAACCCGAGCTGGTCGCAATCCAGGAGGTCGATCCGACCATCGAGGAGGACATCCGTTACGCTGGCGACGACAACTTCCTTGGCCGGCCGGCCGCCGGCTACCACCGCGCCCGCTGCCTGCTCTCGCGCCCCGCGGCCGAGGCCCTCGCTCGGGTCCAGCGGCGACTGCGACCGCAGGGGCTGGGCCTGCGCGTGCTGGACTGCTACCGCCCGCAGCGAGCGGTCGACGATTTCGTGCGCTGGGCGCGCGACCACGCCGACACGTCGACCAAGGGGAGCTATTATCCTGGCGTCGACAAGAGCCGCATCATCGCCGACGGATATATTGCCGAGTGCTCGGGCCACAGCCGCGCCAGCACCGTGGACCTGACGCTGGTGCGATCGTCGGCGGCAGGCAGCTTCGAGCTGGACATGGGCACCACCTACGACTTCTTCGACCCCTCCGCGGCCACCGATCACCCGGCCATCACCGCCCAGGCCCGCATCCACCGCGACCTTCTACGGGCCGCAATGGAAGAGGGCGGCTTCCGCAACTACGAGAAGGAGTGGTGGCACTACGCTCTGGTGAACGAGCCGTATCCCGACAGCCACTTCGACGTCCCGATCGGTGATTGA
- a CDS encoding GNAT family N-acetyltransferase encodes MRFVFGCIRALAEFEKLTHEFHGSEEQLREHLFEGRTYAELLIGEIDGMPAGYALFFSTYSTFLTRPGLFLEDLFVQPACRSRGLATAMLIELARIAVERGCGRLEWSVLDWNQRAIAFYDSLGAAPVRGWIPYRISGPALAGLAARPLPK; translated from the coding sequence GTGCGCTTCGTCTTCGGCTGCATTCGCGCGCTGGCCGAGTTCGAGAAGCTCACGCACGAGTTCCACGGCAGCGAAGAGCAGCTTCGCGAGCACCTGTTCGAAGGCCGCACCTACGCCGAGCTGCTGATCGGCGAGATCGACGGGATGCCCGCCGGCTACGCGCTGTTCTTTTCCACCTACAGCACGTTCCTGACGCGGCCGGGACTTTTTCTGGAGGATCTGTTCGTCCAGCCGGCCTGTCGAAGCCGCGGTCTGGCCACGGCGATGCTCATCGAGTTGGCGCGCATCGCGGTGGAGCGCGGCTGCGGCCGTCTGGAATGGTCGGTGCTGGACTGGAATCAGCGCGCGATCGCCTTTTACGATTCGCTCGGCGCCGCGCCCGTGCGCGGCTGGATTCCCTATCGCATCAGCGGGCCTGCCCTGGCGGGCCTGGCCGCCCGGCCGCTGCCGAAATAG
- a CDS encoding enoyl-CoA hydratase, whose translation MSQPLLLIEKSDGIATVTLNRPSAMNALSRALRSAIVDAFAALQRDADVGVVILTEAGKAFCAGLDLKELGGEGGGTDERESAVAGAPVVQALTQFDRPIVGAINGFAITGGFELALACDVLIASTAARFADTHARVGLVPGWGLSQRLSRVIGIYRAKEVSLTGNYISAEQAERWGLVNRVVEPDQLLPTCRAIAGDMLSCVPETVRAYKRVIDEGYATTFAEGMRLETKASSEHARALTAEQIAARRESIQQRGRVQSGQGGGA comes from the coding sequence ATGTCGCAACCGTTGCTGCTCATCGAAAAGAGCGATGGCATCGCCACTGTCACGCTCAACCGTCCTTCAGCGATGAACGCGCTGTCGCGCGCCCTTCGTTCCGCCATCGTCGATGCCTTCGCCGCGCTGCAGCGCGATGCCGACGTCGGTGTCGTCATCCTGACCGAGGCCGGCAAGGCCTTCTGCGCGGGCCTGGATCTGAAGGAGCTCGGCGGGGAGGGCGGGGGCACCGACGAAAGGGAATCGGCCGTTGCCGGCGCGCCCGTGGTCCAGGCGCTGACTCAATTCGACCGGCCGATCGTCGGAGCGATCAACGGTTTCGCGATCACGGGCGGCTTCGAGCTCGCTCTGGCCTGCGACGTCCTGATCGCCTCCACGGCGGCGCGCTTCGCCGACACGCATGCGCGCGTCGGCCTCGTGCCGGGATGGGGCCTGAGCCAGCGTCTTTCGCGCGTGATCGGCATCTACCGCGCCAAAGAGGTTTCGCTTACCGGCAACTACATTTCGGCCGAGCAGGCGGAGCGCTGGGGCCTGGTCAACCGCGTCGTCGAGCCTGACCAGCTGCTGCCCACGTGCCGCGCCATCGCCGGCGACATGCTGTCGTGCGTGCCCGAGACGGTGCGCGCCTATAAGCGCGTCATCGATGAAGGCTATGCGACCACGTTCGCGGAGGGGATGCGCCTGGAGACGAAGGCGTCATCCGAGCATGCGCGTGCGCTGACGGCGGAGCAGATCGCGGCGCGGCGCGAATCGATCCAGCAGCGCGGAAGGGTTCAGAGCGGGCAGGGTGGAGGCGCATGA
- a CDS encoding cyclic nucleotide-binding domain-containing protein: protein MAQSAADGFEIVIVGGGPAGLAAGSQAARRGVSHVVLERGRLANTIFKYQKGKHVMDEPPALELRKDLALPFQAGRREQVLEGWASATAAAGTNLWSGAEFEVARIEGAAGDFTVTLKNGRRLGARAIVLAIGLQGNLRMFECEGAHLPHVTYQLDDPGEHADKRVVVVGVGDAGIENALALAERNEVAIVNRRDDFARAKPRNRQAIEQAIKQGAIAHYTHAQVQRIIEGGVVLETRDGELELPCEMLIGRLGAVPPRKFLEGLGVAFASEGESAVPPISQSYESNVAGIHLVGAIAGYPLIKHCMNQGYEVIEHILGNHVEPGDEPILREKFAALRGSVSEVLERIQNRLPVFAGITAIQLREFLVDSDVHTPAKDQVVYRRNDFTDSFYSVLDGYVEVVAPPSDEANDTTYRHDGAGGEEKRFRVGAGEFFGEMSLLSGRRRSATVIAGEGCVLIETPRLSMIKLMSSVPSVRRAIDEVFILRKLQTQLAPGVPVAELRELAHQSVIESFRQGQVLFEEGADSNGLHLIRRGSVTVSRRRGGVDQVLAYLPAGNIIGEMALFAPQGKRSATVRATIYTETIRIPTDALLPFVERHAELRKELKALESTRLIDNAVRASDKRSSDLVEFLMSAGAGEATDILLIDESLCVRCDNCESACAATHGGVSRLDREAGPTFATVHIPTSCRHCENPKCMTDCPPDALRRHPNGEVYIMDNCIGCGNCASNCPYGVIQMAAVDRKPAPNVLLRLLFGWGERRRADQEKADQAKVAVKCDLCMSLPAKRGAPRAACVASCPTGAIVRVAPKTYVDRLLAR from the coding sequence GTGGCGCAGAGCGCGGCCGATGGTTTCGAGATCGTCATCGTCGGCGGCGGACCCGCCGGCCTGGCCGCCGGCTCGCAGGCAGCCCGGCGCGGCGTCTCGCACGTGGTCCTCGAGCGCGGTCGTCTGGCCAACACGATCTTCAAGTACCAGAAGGGCAAGCACGTCATGGACGAGCCGCCCGCCCTCGAGCTGCGCAAGGACCTGGCTCTGCCCTTCCAGGCTGGCAGGCGCGAGCAGGTGCTGGAGGGATGGGCCAGCGCCACCGCCGCCGCCGGCACCAACCTTTGGAGCGGCGCCGAGTTCGAAGTGGCGCGCATCGAAGGCGCCGCGGGCGATTTCACCGTCACGCTCAAGAACGGCCGCCGCCTGGGCGCCCGGGCCATCGTCCTGGCCATCGGCCTGCAGGGAAACCTTCGCATGTTCGAATGCGAAGGCGCTCACCTCCCGCACGTCACCTACCAGCTCGACGATCCTGGCGAGCACGCGGACAAGCGCGTGGTGGTGGTGGGAGTCGGCGATGCCGGCATCGAGAACGCTCTGGCGCTGGCCGAGCGCAACGAAGTCGCCATCGTCAACCGCCGCGACGACTTCGCCCGCGCCAAGCCGCGCAACCGCCAGGCCATCGAGCAGGCGATCAAGCAGGGAGCGATCGCGCACTACACGCACGCGCAGGTGCAGCGCATCATCGAAGGCGGCGTAGTTCTGGAGACGCGTGACGGCGAGCTCGAGCTGCCCTGCGAGATGCTCATCGGGCGGCTCGGAGCGGTGCCTCCGCGCAAGTTCCTCGAAGGCCTCGGCGTTGCCTTCGCTTCCGAAGGCGAATCCGCAGTCCCTCCCATCTCCCAGAGCTACGAGTCCAATGTCGCCGGCATCCATCTTGTCGGCGCGATCGCAGGCTACCCGCTCATCAAGCACTGCATGAACCAGGGCTACGAGGTGATCGAGCACATCCTCGGCAACCACGTCGAGCCCGGAGACGAGCCGATTCTGCGCGAGAAGTTCGCCGCGCTGCGCGGCAGCGTCAGCGAGGTGCTGGAGCGGATCCAGAACAGGCTCCCGGTCTTTGCCGGCATCACGGCGATCCAGCTTCGCGAGTTCCTCGTCGACTCGGACGTGCACACGCCCGCCAAGGACCAGGTCGTGTACCGGCGCAACGACTTCACCGACAGCTTCTACTCGGTGCTGGACGGATACGTCGAGGTCGTCGCGCCGCCAAGCGACGAGGCCAACGACACGACGTATCGCCATGACGGCGCCGGCGGCGAAGAGAAGCGCTTCCGCGTCGGCGCCGGCGAGTTCTTCGGCGAGATGAGCCTGCTGTCGGGCCGGCGGCGATCGGCAACGGTGATTGCCGGGGAAGGCTGCGTGCTCATCGAGACGCCGCGCCTTTCGATGATCAAGCTGATGAGCTCGGTGCCTTCCGTGCGTCGCGCCATCGACGAGGTATTCATCCTGCGCAAGCTGCAGACCCAGCTCGCGCCCGGCGTGCCCGTGGCCGAGCTGCGCGAGCTCGCGCACCAGTCGGTGATCGAGTCCTTCAGGCAGGGACAGGTGCTGTTCGAGGAAGGCGCCGATTCCAACGGCCTGCATCTGATCCGTCGCGGCTCGGTCACCGTGTCGCGGCGGCGGGGAGGCGTCGACCAGGTGCTGGCCTACCTGCCGGCCGGCAACATCATCGGCGAGATGGCGCTGTTCGCGCCGCAGGGCAAGCGCAGCGCGACGGTGCGCGCGACGATCTACACCGAGACGATCCGCATACCGACCGATGCGCTGCTGCCCTTCGTCGAGCGCCACGCCGAGCTGCGCAAGGAGCTCAAGGCGCTCGAGTCCACGCGCCTGATCGACAACGCGGTGCGCGCCTCCGACAAGCGCTCGAGCGATCTGGTCGAGTTCCTGATGAGCGCCGGCGCCGGCGAGGCCACCGACATCCTGCTCATCGACGAGTCGCTGTGCGTGCGGTGCGACAACTGCGAGTCGGCGTGTGCGGCCACGCACGGCGGCGTCTCGCGGCTGGACCGCGAAGCGGGGCCGACCTTCGCGACCGTGCACATCCCGACCTCGTGCCGGCACTGCGAGAACCCCAAGTGCATGACCGACTGTCCGCCCGATGCGCTTCGCCGCCATCCCAACGGCGAGGTCTACATCATGGACAACTGCATCGGGTGCGGGAACTGCGCGAGCAACTGTCCTTACGGCGTCATTCAGATGGCGGCGGTGGACCGGAAGCCGGCGCCGAACGTGCTGCTGCGGCTCCTGTTCGGCTGGGGCGAGAGGCGCCGCGCCGACCAGGAGAAGGCCGATCAGGCCAAGGTCGCGGTGAAGTGCGACCTGTGCATGAGCCTTCCGGCGAAACGCGGCGCGCCCCGCGCGGCGTGCGTGGCCTCCTGCCCCACCGGCGCCATCGTTCGCGTGGCGCCCAAGACGTACGTGGACCGACTGCTGGCCAGGTAG
- a CDS encoding magnesium transporter CorA family protein, with translation MIMLRVMLHAPAPLSPAPAGCRLEVVEFDFAAKTLHASELARFADALEQGRYTWIDVDVQEAAPAAAFLAELELVDAALVGEVASARPDTRLSRFDDYLFLALTGCRIEGERLAFERVSAVISEHFLLTVHHGPVRFLDQMKREYRSDFVRFAKGPSFLIYELLEHLTENYIDGQSCLLSRVEALQAMLIGDVEDSVFAAISELGNDVLSFRKVLVPARSVMNELHMRKSAFVSDETRPFLADMEATVERVLTDVLADREILSGSLDLYMSMVSHRTNAVMKRLTAVSVIFLPLTFLCGVYGMNFRVLPELEWQYGYAAFWAAALALAGTLVWLLRRGRLL, from the coding sequence ATGATTATGCTGCGCGTCATGCTGCATGCACCTGCACCGTTGTCGCCGGCACCTGCAGGATGCCGGCTCGAGGTCGTCGAGTTCGACTTCGCTGCCAAGACGCTTCACGCCTCCGAGCTCGCCCGCTTCGCCGATGCGCTCGAACAAGGCCGCTACACATGGATCGACGTCGACGTGCAGGAGGCCGCGCCCGCTGCCGCTTTCCTCGCCGAGCTCGAGCTGGTCGATGCCGCGCTCGTAGGCGAAGTCGCCTCGGCCAGGCCCGACACTCGCCTGAGCCGCTTCGACGACTACCTGTTCCTGGCCCTGACCGGCTGCCGGATCGAAGGCGAGCGGCTGGCGTTCGAGCGGGTCTCGGCGGTCATCTCCGAGCATTTCCTGCTGACCGTCCACCACGGCCCGGTGCGCTTCCTCGACCAGATGAAGCGCGAATACCGGTCCGATTTCGTCCGCTTCGCCAAGGGCCCCAGCTTCCTGATCTACGAGCTGCTCGAGCACCTGACCGAGAACTACATCGATGGGCAGTCCTGCCTGCTCTCCCGGGTGGAGGCGCTTCAGGCCATGCTGATCGGCGACGTCGAGGACTCGGTCTTCGCCGCCATCTCCGAGCTCGGCAACGACGTGCTGTCCTTCCGCAAGGTGCTGGTGCCGGCGCGAAGCGTCATGAACGAGCTGCACATGCGAAAGTCGGCCTTCGTCAGCGACGAGACGCGGCCCTTTCTCGCGGACATGGAGGCGACCGTCGAGCGCGTGCTGACCGACGTGCTGGCCGACCGCGAGATCCTGTCGGGCTCGCTCGACCTCTACATGTCCATGGTCAGCCACCGCACCAACGCCGTCATGAAACGCCTGACCGCGGTCAGCGTCATCTTCCTGCCGCTGACGTTCCTGTGCGGCGTCTACGGCATGAACTTTCGCGTGCTTCCCGAGCTCGAATGGCAGTACGGCTACGCCGCCTTCTGGGCGGCGGCGCTGGCGCTGGCCGGCACGCTCGTCTGGCTGCTGCGCCGCGGCCGGCTCCTGTAG
- the epsC gene encoding serine O-acetyltransferase EpsC, whose product MSNIRTSAHSHEKLEQVIQAAAESYKAGRGIDSLESAALPNSRKVVEALEHLKHVIYMGFYSTRDLDEANLRHYIAEHVYESFEILVEQISRAVVYRRLRGGAPEKQDVEWSEDVVLSVLGRIPDLRSDLQLDLQAAYDGDPAAESLEEIIFSYPAIEAITCYRVAHEFFTHHTPMIPRIMTEHAHMQTGIDIHPGATIGKAFFIDHGTGVVIGATCEIGDRVKLYQGVTLGALSIPRDQCGSVIRGNKRHPTLEDDVTIYAGATILGGDTVVGRGSVIGGNVWLTESVPPYSRVTYSPPTCSENATQTVTQRAAGGQMR is encoded by the coding sequence ATGAGCAACATCCGAACCAGCGCCCACAGCCATGAGAAGCTCGAGCAGGTCATTCAGGCCGCTGCCGAGAGCTACAAGGCCGGGCGCGGCATAGACAGCCTGGAGAGCGCGGCGCTGCCCAACTCGCGCAAGGTCGTCGAGGCGCTCGAGCACCTCAAGCACGTCATCTACATGGGCTTCTACTCCACCCGCGACCTGGACGAAGCCAACCTGCGCCACTACATCGCCGAGCACGTCTACGAATCCTTCGAAATCCTGGTCGAGCAGATCTCTCGGGCCGTCGTCTACCGGCGGCTTCGCGGCGGGGCGCCCGAGAAGCAGGACGTCGAGTGGAGCGAGGACGTCGTCCTGTCGGTGCTCGGCCGCATTCCCGACCTGCGCTCGGATCTGCAGCTGGACCTGCAGGCTGCCTACGACGGCGATCCGGCGGCGGAAAGCCTCGAGGAGATCATCTTCAGCTATCCGGCCATCGAGGCCATCACCTGCTACCGCGTCGCGCACGAATTCTTCACGCACCACACGCCGATGATCCCGCGCATCATGACCGAGCATGCGCACATGCAGACCGGCATCGACATCCATCCGGGCGCCACCATCGGCAAGGCGTTCTTCATCGACCACGGCACCGGCGTGGTGATCGGTGCGACCTGCGAGATCGGCGACCGCGTCAAGCTCTACCAGGGCGTGACTCTGGGAGCGCTGTCGATTCCGCGCGACCAGTGCGGCAGCGTGATCCGCGGCAACAAGCGCCATCCTACGCTCGAGGACGACGTGACGATCTATGCCGGTGCGACCATTCTGGGCGGCGACACCGTCGTCGGGCGCGGCTCGGTCATCGGCGGCAACGTGTGGCTGACCGAGTCGGTGCCGCCGTACTCGCGCGTGACCTACTCGCCGCCCACCTGCAGCGAGAATGCGACGCAGACGGTGACACAAAGAGCTGCAGGCGGGCAGATGCGATAG
- a CDS encoding methanol/ethanol family PQQ-dependent dehydrogenase has product MAGFFGMAGCTGPEEERRAVAQVRPAQTQAPPPVPNQPPHEEDGQWTMPAKNHASTRFSGLTEINVDNARTMRLAWTFSTGVLRGHEAAPIIVGSTMYIVTPYPNILYALDLKETGAPVKWKYEPKPAAAAQGVACCDVVNRGGVHDEGRFYFNTLDGHAVAVDAETGAEVWKVKLGEINKGETITMAPLVVNGKVLVGNSGGEMGVRGWLTALRVEDGSTAWKAYSTGPDSDCLIGPEFKPFYEQDRGRDLGVSSWPPEAWKTGGGTVWGWISYDPESNLIFYGTANPGPWNPDQRPGDNKWTCGIFARDADTGQARWFYQFSPHDLYDWDGVNEQILTELEIGGQRRKVLIRPERNGYVYVMDRASGEVLSARPFVHNTTTRGVDLKTGKLIHVEEKSTGSGKLIRDICPAAPGAKDWNPSAFSPRTGLLYIPHNNLCMDFEGYETSYIAGTPFVGANVKMYAGPGGHRGLLTAWDPIEGKEVWKIEEDLPVWSGALVTAGDVVFYGTMDGWFKAIDARTGAALWRFKTGSGIVGQPVTYRGPDGKQYVAVLSGVGGWAGAVVAGDLDRRDGSAALGFVNAMRDLPDKTTKGGMLYVFALP; this is encoded by the coding sequence ATGGCCGGTTTTTTCGGCATGGCCGGTTGCACGGGGCCCGAAGAGGAGCGTCGCGCGGTCGCACAGGTGCGCCCGGCGCAGACACAAGCGCCGCCGCCCGTTCCCAACCAGCCGCCGCACGAGGAAGACGGCCAGTGGACGATGCCGGCCAAGAACCACGCCAGCACGCGCTTCAGCGGCCTGACCGAGATCAACGTCGACAATGCGCGCACGATGCGCCTTGCCTGGACCTTCTCGACCGGTGTCCTGCGGGGCCACGAAGCGGCTCCCATCATCGTCGGCTCGACGATGTACATCGTCACGCCCTACCCCAACATCCTGTATGCGCTCGATCTCAAGGAGACGGGCGCCCCGGTGAAATGGAAGTACGAGCCGAAGCCCGCGGCAGCGGCACAGGGCGTGGCCTGCTGCGACGTCGTCAACCGCGGTGGCGTCCATGACGAAGGCCGGTTCTACTTCAACACGCTCGACGGGCACGCCGTGGCCGTGGACGCGGAGACCGGCGCGGAGGTGTGGAAGGTCAAGCTCGGCGAGATCAACAAGGGCGAGACCATCACCATGGCTCCGCTCGTCGTCAACGGCAAGGTGCTCGTCGGCAACAGCGGCGGAGAGATGGGCGTGCGCGGCTGGCTCACCGCCTTGCGCGTCGAAGACGGCAGCACGGCGTGGAAGGCCTACAGCACCGGACCCGACTCGGATTGCCTGATCGGCCCCGAGTTCAAGCCGTTCTACGAACAGGACCGCGGCAGGGACCTCGGCGTCTCGAGCTGGCCGCCCGAGGCGTGGAAGACCGGCGGCGGCACCGTGTGGGGATGGATCTCGTACGATCCGGAAAGCAACCTCATCTTCTACGGCACCGCCAATCCCGGTCCCTGGAATCCCGATCAACGTCCGGGAGACAACAAGTGGACGTGCGGCATCTTCGCACGCGACGCCGACACCGGACAGGCCCGCTGGTTCTACCAGTTCAGCCCGCATGACCTCTACGATTGGGACGGAGTCAACGAGCAGATCCTGACGGAGCTCGAGATCGGCGGTCAGCGCCGCAAGGTCCTGATCCGTCCCGAGCGCAACGGCTACGTCTACGTCATGGACCGTGCCAGCGGCGAGGTGCTCTCGGCCAGACCGTTCGTCCACAACACGACCACCAGGGGCGTGGACCTGAAGACGGGCAAGCTCATCCACGTCGAGGAGAAGTCCACTGGAAGCGGCAAGCTCATCCGCGACATCTGCCCTGCCGCGCCCGGTGCCAAGGACTGGAACCCGTCGGCATTCTCGCCGCGCACCGGGCTCCTCTACATCCCGCACAACAACCTGTGCATGGACTTCGAGGGCTACGAGACCAGCTACATCGCCGGCACGCCTTTCGTGGGCGCCAACGTGAAGATGTACGCGGGACCCGGCGGCCACCGCGGCCTGTTGACCGCCTGGGATCCGATCGAAGGCAAGGAGGTGTGGAAGATCGAAGAGGACCTGCCGGTGTGGAGCGGCGCGCTCGTCACTGCCGGCGACGTCGTCTTCTACGGAACCATGGACGGCTGGTTCAAGGCGATCGACGCAAGAACCGGCGCGGCGTTGTGGCGGTTCAAGACGGGCTCCGGGATCGTAGGACAGCCCGTGACGTATCGCGGCCCGGACGGGAAGCAGTACGTTGCCGTTCTCTCGGGCGTCGGCGGCTGGGCCGGCGCGGTCGTCGCCGGCGACCTCGACCGCCGCGACGGATCGGCCGCGCTCGGGTTCGTCAATGCCATGCGCGACCTTCCGGACAAGACGACCAAGGGAGGCATGCTGTATGTGTTCGCGCTTCCCTGA